A stretch of DNA from Streptomyces xanthii:
GGGCCCGCTGGAGCCGCTCCTCGGCGACCCCGCGGTGACCGACGTCCTGGTGTCGGCGCCGGACCGGGTCTGGGTGGACCGGGGCGGCGGCCTGGAGCCGGCGGGTGTGCGCTTCGAGAGCGCCGCGGACGTGCGCCGGCTGGCCCAGCGGCTCGCCGCGGTCGTGGGGCGCCGCCTCGACGACGCCCGCCCCTGGGTGGACGCCCGCCTGCCCGACGGGACCCGCCTGCACGCGGTGCTGCCGCCGATCGCCGTCGGCTGCACCTGCCTGTCGCTGCGCGTCGTACGGCCCCGGGCCTTCACCGTGGACGAACTGGTGGCGGCGGGCACGGTGCCGCCGGGCGGCGACCGGGTGGTACGGGCCCTGCTCGACGCCCGCCTCTCGTTCCTGATCAGCGGCGGCACCGGCAGCGGCAAGACGACGCTGCTCAGCGCGCTCCTGGGCCTGATCGGGCCGCAGGAGCGGATCGTCCTCGCCGAGGACTCGGCCGAGCTGCGCCCCGACCACCCGCACGTGGTGCGCCTGGAGGCCCGGCCGGCCAACCAGGAGGGCGCGGGCGCCGTCGGTCTCGACGACCTGGTCCGCCAGGCCCTGCGGATGCGCCCCGACCGGCTCGTGGTCGGCGAGGTGCGCGGTCCTGAGGTCGTCTCCCTCCTGGCCGCCCTCAACACCGGGCACGAAGGAGGCTCGGGCACGCTCCACGCCAACGCGGCGAGCGACGTCCCCGTCCGCCTCGAAGCGCTCGGCACGGCGGCGGGACTCGACCGCCCCGCACTGCACAGCCAACTCGCGGCGGCCGTCTCGGTGATCCTCCACCTCGTACGGGACCGGGGCGGTCGGCGGCGGGTCGCGCAGGTCCACGTACTGGAGCGGGATCCGCAGGGCTGGGTGCGGACCGTTTCCGCGCTGGAGTGGGGCGAGCGGGGGTTCGTGCCCGGGCCCGGCTGGGCGCGGCTGCGCGAGCTGCTGGGGATGCGGGGGGAGCCGGCGTGAGCGGAGTCGTGGTGGTGGCGCTGCTCGGCGTGCTGAGCGTGGCCTGGGCCGTGCGGACGCGGAGCGGTGAACTGCGCAGGGTGCGCGCGGTGTTGGGGCCGGAAGCGGAGGGCGGCGCCGCGTCGGTGGTGCGGTGGCCGGGGATCGGGCGGTACCGGGCCTGGCTGGGGGCGCGCCCCGAGTGGGCGTGCGCGGCGGCCGGGCTGGTCGTCGCCCTGCTCGGGGCCTCGCCGCTGCCCCTCGTGCTCGGGGTCGCCGCGGTGCCCGGGGCGGCGCGGGCGCGCAGGACGCGGGACGCGCGGCGGACACGGGAGCGGCGGGGCGACGCGGTGATCCGGCTGTGCGAGCTGCTCGCCGGAGAGGTGCGCGCGGGGCGCCAGCCCGGAGCGGCTCTCACGGTCGCCGTGCGGGAGTCGCAGGCGCCCGGCGGGGCGGCGGTCGTGGCCGCGGCGCGGTTCGGCGGTGACGTCCCCGGGGCGCTGGGCACGGCGGCCGGGGAGCCGGGCGCCGAGGGGCTGTACGGGCTCGCCGCGTGCTGGCGGGTGGCGGTGGACCGGGGCGCGGGCCTCGCCGTCGGGGTCGACCGGCTGGCGGACGCGCTGCGCGCCGAGCGGGATCAACGGTCCGAGTTGAGAGCGCAGTTGGCGGGACCGTGGTCGACGGCGGTGATGCTCGCGGGGCTGCCCGTGTTCGGCCTGCTGCTCGGCTCCCTGCTCGGGGCCCGTCCGCTGCGGGTGCTGCTGCACAGCGGGCCGGGGATGGGGTGCCTGGTGGTGGGCGGGGCGTTGGAGGCGGCGGGGCTGTGGTGGGCGGTACGGATCGTGCGCGGGGTGGAGCGGGGTTGAGGGAGTGGTCGGGGTGATGGAGGTCGATGTGCTCGGGGTGTTCGGGACGTCCGGTGGGGCCGGACCGATGGAAGAAGTTGTCCACAGGCTGGGGGTGGTGCTGTGTGTCGCCGGACTGAGTGTGTGGGTGGCGTACGGGGTGGAGGGACGGCTGCGGGCGAGGGCGCTGCGGCGGCGGGTGCGGGCGGTTCTGGAGGTGGCCGCCGCCGAGTCGCGGGGGCGGCGTCGGATGCGGATGCCGGCGGGTGTGCGGCGGTGGGGGCCGGTGGCCGGGGCGGGGTGTGCCGGATATGCGCTGGTCGGCGGTGTGGCGGGGGTGTTCGCCGGGCTGGTCCTGGCCTCGGGCGTGGAGTGGTGGCGGGGTCGGGGCCGGGGGAGAGGCGCGGGGTCGGCGGTCGGTTCGGGGGAGGCGCTCGGCGCGGAGGAACGGGCTGAGGTGGTGCGGCAACTTCCCCTCGCTGCCGAGTTGTTGGCGGCCTGTCTGGCGGCCGGCGCGGATCCCGTCGGGGCCGCGCGGGCGGTCGGGGAGTCGCTGGGCGGGCCCGTGGGGCGAGGGCTGGCGCGGGGTGCGGCGCAGGTGCGCCTGGGCGGTGAAGCCGCCACGGCTTGGCAGGAGTTGGCGGCACTGCCCGGCGCGGGCGGGCTCGTGCGGCTCCTGGAGCGGGCCGGGGAGTCCGGGGCGCCGGCGGCGTTGCCGGTGGCCCGGTTCGCCGCGGAGTGCAGAGCCGAGCGGGGCAGACGTGCGACGGCGCTGGCGCGACGGGCGGCGGTGATCATCACCGCGCCGGTGGGGCTGTGCTTCCTGCCCGCGTTCCTGGCGATCGGCGTGCTGCCCGTGGTGATCGGGCTGACGGGAGGTGTGCTGGGCGGAGGGGTTGGTCGATGACGGGTCTCGAGAGGTGAACGAACGTGGTGTTCAAGGGGGTTGTGATGAGCCGTGGATGCGGTGAGTGCAGTGGGTGTGGTGCGTGCGGCGGTCGTCATGAGGTGCGCGGAAGCCGGGGAGCCGGCCGTGGTGTCGGCCTGCGGGTGCGGCGGTGGGCGCGGTCCGTGCGGGCCGCGCGACGGGACGCCGGGATGGTCAGCGCCGAGTACGCGGTGGGGATCCTCGCGGCCGTGGGGTTCGCCGGGCTGCTCTACAAGGTGATGACGAGCGGGGCCGTGATGTCGGCGCTGGAGGAGTTGGTGGGGAAGGCGCTCCATGGGTCGTTCTGACCGGGGCTTCGTGACGGCGGAGGCGGCCGTGGTGCTGCCCGTGCTGGTGGGGTTCACGCTGGCGCTGGTCTGGGGGCTGCTCGCGGTCTCCGGCCAGATCCGGTGTGTGGACGCGGCGCGGGCCGGTGCCCGCTCCGTGGCCCGGGAGGAGCCCGAGCGCGCGGCACGGGAGGCGGCCCTGGAGGCGGCGCCGCCCGGGGCCCGCGTGGAAGTGAGCCGGGAGGGCGATCTGGTGCGGGTGACGGTGTCGGCCCGGTCGGCCGGTCCCGGACCGCTCGCCGCGGACCTGAGGGCGGAGGCGGTCGCGGCGGCCGAGGAGACGGTGGGGGCGGCGTGAGGAGAAGGCGGTACGAGGTGGGGCCGGCGCGGCGGGCCGTTCGGCGCGGGGTGGGTCCGGTGCGGGCGGGACGGGGCGGCCGGACCCGATGGGGTCGGGCGGGGCCGGGTGGGCGGTGGACGGGGGTGCGGCTGCGGGCCGACCGGGGGTCGGCGACGGTGTGGGTCGTCGTGGCGATGGCCGCGGTCGGGGTCGTGTTCGGGGTGGTGCTCGCTCTGGGGCAGGCGGTTCAGGCCCGGCACCGGGCGGGCGGCGCCGCCGACCTGGCGGCGCTGGCGGCGGCGGGCCACTGGATGGAGGGCGGTACCGACGCGTGTGACCTGGCCGGGCGGGTGGCCGGGGCGCAGGGGGCGAGAGTCGTGAGCTGTGCGGTGCGCGGGGAGGTGGCGGAGGTGGTCGCGGCGGCGGGCCGGGGCCCGTTCGCGGCGGAGGTCCGCTCCAGAGCCGGCCCCTCGGGGCCGCACCCCGAGACACCGCCGGGACCGGGACCCGATCCCGAACCGGGCTCGACGGCCGGCCCGCTCCCCGGCGGGACCGCATCGCCGGAGCCCGCACCTACGGAACCAGGGCCGGCTAGTCCCCCGTAGGCACCGCGGGCTGGGGCGCGTCCGGCTGGGTGGGCGCGCCCTGGAGGAGGACGGAGAGGAGGCGGATCGCGCCGCGCTTGTGCAAGGGGTCGTTGCCGTTGCCGCACTTGGGGGACTGGATGCAGGACGGGCAGCCGGCCTCGCACTCGCAGGAGGCGATCGCCTCGCGCGTGGCGGCGAGCCATTCCCGGGCCGTGTGGAAGGCCCGCTCGGCGAAGCCCGCCCCGCCGGGGTGGCCGTCGTAGACGAAGACCGTGGGCAGCAGTGTGTCGGGGTGGAGCGGGATCGAGACGCCGCCGATGTCCCAGCGGTCGCAGGTGGCGAAGAGCGGGAGGAGGCCGATGGAGGCGTGTTCGGCGGCGTGCAGGGCGCCGCCGAGGATCTCGGGGTTGATGCGGGCGGCGTCGAGCTGGTCCTCGGTGACCGTCCACCACACCGCGCGGGTGCGCAGGGTGCGGGGAGGGAGGTCGAGTTTGGTCTCGCCGAGGACCTCGCCGGTGATGAGACGGCGGCGGAGGTAGCCGACGACCTGGTTGGTGACCTCGACCGAGCCGTAGCACAACCGGCCGTCGCCCCAAGGGACTTCGACGTCCGTCTCCAGGACCGAAATGGCCGTGGTGTCGCGGGCGGTAGTGGAGTACGTGGGGTTGGCGGGCTCGACGAGGGCGACGTTGTCGTCGAGGTCGAGGTGCTGGACGACGTAGGTGCGGCCCTGGTGGAGGTGGACGGCGCCGTCGTGGACGGTGGTGTGCGCGGACGCCGCGTCGACGGTGCCGAGGAGCCGGCCGGTGCTCGCCTCGACGATCTGCACCGGGTTGCCGCCACCGCCGCGGATGTCGGCGAGGTCGGCGGCGGACTCGCGGCGCGTCCAGTGCCAGGCCTTCGTGCGCCGCCGCAGCAGCTTCGCGGCCTCCAGCTGCGGGAGCAGCTCGGTGGTGGCAGGGCCGAAGAGGTCCAGGTCCGGTGCGGTGAGCGGGAGTTCGGCCGCCGCGGCGCACAGGTGCGGGGCGAGCACGTACGGGTTGTCGGGGTCGAGGACCGTCGACTCGACGGGCTGGTCGAAGAGGGCCTCGGGGTGGTGGACGAGGTAGGTGTCCAGCGGGTCGTCGCGGGCCACGAGGACGGCGAGGGCGCCCTGCCCGGAGCGTCCGGCGCGGCCGGCCTGCTGCCAGAGGGAGGCGCGGGTGCCGGGGTAGCCGGCGATGACGACGGCGTCGAGCCCGGAGACGTCGATGCCGAGTTCGAGGGCGGTGGTGGCGGACAGGCCGAGCAGTTCGCCGGAGTGCAGGGCGGCTTCGAGGGCGCGGCGTTCCTCGGGGAGGTAGCCGCCCCGGTAGGCGGCGACACGCCTGACGAGGGAGCGGTCGACCTCGGCGAGCCGCTCCTGGGCGATCACCGAGATCAGCTCGGCGCCGCGCCGGGACCGTACGAAGGCGACGGAGCGGACGCCCTGGACGGTCAGGTCGGTCAGCAGGTCGGCCGTCTCGGCGGTCGCGGTGCGCCGCACGGGGGCGCCCTTCTCGCCCTGCATCTCGGTGAGCGGCGGCTCCCAGAGGGCGAAGACGAGCTCGCCGCGCGGTGAGGCGTCGTCGGCGACCTCGACGACCGGCAGGCCCGTCAGACGGCCCGCTGAGGCGGCCGGGTCGGCCGAGGTGGCGGAGGCGAGCAGGAAGACGGGTTCGGAGCCGTAGCGGGCGCACAGGCGGCGCAGCCGGCGCAGGACCTGGGCGACGTGCGAGCCGAACACGCCGCGATAGGTGTGGCACTCGTCGACGACGACGTACTTCAGGGCCTTGAGGAAGGAGGACCAGCGGGCGTGGGACGGCAATATCCCGCGGTGCAGCATGTCGGGGTTGGTGAGGACGTAGTTGGCGTACTGGCGGACCCACTCCCGTTCCTCGAAGGGGGTGTCGCCGTCGTAGACCGCGGGACGGATCGCGTTGCCCAGCGGTTGTGAAAGTTCCTTCACCGACCGGCACTGGTCCGCCGCGAGCGCCTTGGTCGGCGCGAGGTACAGCGTGGTGGCCCCGCGGCCGTTCGGCGCCTCGGAGCCGTCGAGCAGCCCGGAGAGGACCGGGACCAGGTATGCCAGGGACTTGCCGGAGGCGGTTCCGGTCGCGACGACCACCGACTCGCCGTCGAGCGCGTGCTCCGCCGCGAGCGCCTGGTGGGCCCACGGATGATCGATTCCGGCCTTCTGCACGGCGGCGACGACCTCGGCGCGGATCCGGTCCGGCCACACGGCATGACGGCCCGCGCGAGGGGGCAAGTGCTCCGTATGGGTGATGCGCGCAGCCCTGCTCGGACCCGAGGCGAGCCGCTCCAGGACCGCCCCGGGAGAGGGTCGGGAGCCCGTGGACGCCGCAGGTCGTTCGGATCGGTGATTCTTGGCCATCGGCTCCGAGTGTGTCACTGGCGTGACGGACAATGTTCCAAGGCGTCGTGCACGCCTGCCGGTAAGTGATTGAATGCCATCGCGGCTGGCGAACCGTCCCGGGGGATCATGCCGAGGTGTCCCCGAGGGGCGACCGCTCGATTAGCAAGGTGCTGGAGGATCCGTGGACCTGTCCCTGTCGACCCGTACCGTCGGCGATCGTACGGTCGTCGAGGTCGGTGGCGAAATCGATGTGTATACCGCGCCCAAGCTGCGCGAGCAGCTGGTCGAGCTGGTGAACGACGGCAGTTTCCACCTTGTCGTCGACATGGAGGGCGTGGACTTCCTCGACTCCACCGGGCTCGGCGTGCTGGTCGGCGGTCTCAAGCGTGTGCGCGCCCACGAGGGCTCGCTGCGCCTGGTCTGCAACCAGGAGCGCATTCTCAAGATCTTCCGGATCACGGGTCTGACCAAGGTGTTCCCGATCCACACCTCGGTCGAGGAAGCCGTAGCGGCGACCGACTGAGCCGGTCTCGAGAGAGTCAGGGGACCGGGCGGCCCAGGCCGGCCCGGTCTCCCCGAGCACGCCCGTACTTCGGAGGGGATGCATGGCCACCGTCGAACTTCGCTTCAGTCCTCTTCCCGAGCACGTCAGGACCGCCCGCCTCGTGGCGGCCGCGGTGGCGCGCAGGGCGGGCGTGGACGAGGCGGTGCTCGACGAGGTCAGGCTCGCCGTCGGTGAGGCGTGCAGCCGCGCCGTCGGGCTCCATCGGAGCGGCGGCCTGACAGCCCCGGTGCGCGTGGCCCTGATCGAGGAGGAGAAGCAGTTCTCCATCGAGGTCGGGGACGAGGCGCCACGGGCCGCGGCGGTCGCGGTGGCGTCCGCGGGCGGCGGTGCGGGCGAGCCCGAGGACGGCGAGGACGACATGGGTCTCGCGGTCATCAGCGGTCTCGTGGACGACGTGGAGGTCACCGCCGACGAGAGCGGCGGCCTCATCCGCATGAGCTGGCCGACCGCGCCGGACCCGGAGGAGTCACCCGTCTGACCGACGGCGACGAAGACAGCGAGCCCTGCTCACCCGCGCGGTGAGCAGGGCTTTCTTTCGTTTCTGGATCTTTCGTCGATCCTTTCGGCGGGCCTTCAGGTGATCTTTCCCGCCGATCTTTCCTGCCGGTCTTTCCTGTCGAACTCTTTCCGGGTCGAATTCTTTGATGATCGTGAAATGGGGCCGATAATGCCTTGGAGGCATTATCGGCTTCTCTCCGGGTCGACGATCTCATCTTTTCCCGCGTACTGTTTTGATCAGGTTCCTCTCCCTACAATCCGTCCACGTCTTGAGCTCAGTCCAAGCGTCAAGGAGGACGAATGGCGGAGCCTTCCATCCCCTCACATCTCGCGGCCGCGGACCTGACGGACGGCAATCGTCTGATCGTGATCGTCATCGCCGTCGTCGCGCTCGCGGCGCTCGCTCTGGCCGGAGTCCTGGTGCGCCAGGTGCTCGCGGCGGGCGAGGGCACGGATTCCATGAAGAAGATCGCCGGTGCGGTCCAGGAAGGCGCGAAGGCCTATCTGGGCCGTCAGCTGCGCACCCTGGCCGTGTTCGCGGTCGTCGTCTTCTTCCTGCTCATGCTGCTTCCGGCGGACGACTGGAATCAGCGCGCCGGGCGTTCGGTGTTCTTCTTGATCGGCGCCGTGTTCTCCGCGACCACCGGCTATATCGGAATGTGGCTCGCGGTGCGCAGCAATGTGCGCGTCGCCGCCGCGGCCCGGGAAGCGGCCGCGGGGGGAGAGAAATCGGGAAAGGATCCCACGCTCGCCTCGCACAAAGCGATGAAGATCGCTTTCCGTACGGGCGGCGTCGTCGGCATGTTCACCGTGGGGCTCGGCCTGCTCGGTGCCTCCTGCGTCGTGCTGGTCTACGCGGCCGACGCGCCCAAGGTGCTGGAGGGATTCGGGCTCGGGGCCGCGCTGATCGCCATGTTCATGCGTGTCGGCGGCGGCATCTTCACCAAGGCCGCCGACGTCGGCGCCGACCTGGTCGGCAAGGTCGAGCAGGGCATTCCGGAGGACGATCCGCGCAATGCCGCGACCATCGCCGACAACGTGGGCGACAACGTCGGAGACTGCGCAGGGATGGCCGCCGACCTCTTCGAGTCGTACGCCGTCACTCTGGTGGCGGCACTGATCCTGGGAAAAGCGGCCTTCGGTGACGCGGGGCTCGCCTTCCCGCTGATCGTGCCCGCGATCGGCGTCGTCACGGCCATGATCGGCATCTTCGCCGTGGCGCCCCGCGCGAGTGACCGGTCCGGGATGAGCGCCATCAACCGGGGCTTCTTCGTGTCGGCCGTGATCTCGCTCGTCCTCGTCGCCGCGGCCGTCTTCGCCTACCTGCCGGGCTCGTACGCGGAGCTCGACGGGGCGATCGGGGAGGTCACCGGCAAGTCCGGCGACCCGCGGATCCTCGCGATCGTCGCCGTGGCCATCGGCATCGTGCTCGCCGCGCTGATCCAGCAGCTCACCGGGTACTTCACCGAGACGACCCGGCGGCCCGTGCGGGACATCGGGAAGACCTCGCTGACCGGGCCCGCGACCGTGGTGCTCGCCGGCATCTCGATCGGGCTCGAGTCGGCCGTCTACACGGCAGTGCTGATCGGCCTCGGCGTCTACGGCGCGTTCCTGCTCGGCGGCACTTCGATCATGCTGGCGCTGTTCGCCGTGGCGCTGGCCGGCACCGGGCTGCTGACCACGGTCGGCGTCATCGTCGCGATGGACACCTTCGGTCCGGTCTCCGACAACGCGCAGGGCATCGCCGAGATGTCCGGCGACGTCGAGGGCACGGGCGCGCAGGTGCTCACCGACCTGGACGCCGTCGGCAACACGACCAAGGCGATCACCAAGGGCATCGCGATCGCCACGGCCGTGCTCGCGGCGGCCGCGCTGTTCGGCTCGTACCGGGACGCGATCCTCTCGGCGGCCCACGACGTCGGCGAGAAGGTCGGCGACGCCGGGCCGATGAACCTGAACATGGACATCTCGCAGCCCAACAACCTGGTCGGGCTCATCGTCGGCGCCGCCGTCGTGTTCCTGTTCTCGGGGCTCGCGATCAACGCCGTGTCGCGGTCGGCCGGTTCCGTGGTCTACGAGGTGCGGCGGCAGTTCCGCGAGCACCCCGGGATCATGGACCACACGGAGACGCCGGAGTACGGGCGGGTCGTCGACATCTGCACCAAGGACGCCCTGCGCGAACTCGCCACGCCCGGACTGCTCGCCGTCATGGCGCCGATCGCGGTCGGCTTCACCCTCGGCGTCGGCGCGCTCGGCGCGTATCTGGCGGGCGCCATCGGCACCGGCACGCTGATGGCCGTCTTCCTCGCCAACTCGGGCGGCGCCTGGGACAACGCGAAGAAGCTCGTCGAGGACGGCCACCACGGCGGCAAGGGCAGCGAGGCCCACGCCGCCACGGTCATCGGCGACACGGTCGGCGACCCGTTCAAGGACACGGCGGGCCCGGCGATCAACCCGCTCCTGAAGGTCATGAACCTGGTCTCGCTGCTCATCGCGCCCGCGATCGTCAAGTTCAGCTTCGGGGACGACGCGAGCGTCGGCGTACGGGTCCTGGTCGCGGTGCTGGCGCTCGTCGTCATCGTCGGCGCGGTCTACGTCTCCAAGCGGCGCGGCATCGCGGTCGACGACGACGGGGACGATGCCGGACCGGCCGCCAAGCAGGCGGATCCGGTGGATCCGGCGGTGGTGCCGTAATGCCCTAGGAGCGTGCCGAGGACCGTGCGTGCGCGGTCAACACGGAGGCGGGCGGCCCGGATTGACGGGCCGTCCGCCTCTCGCGTGTCCCGGGTTTGCCGTTTCGTGTCCCGTGAGCCTTCTCTCCCTTGATGCAAATGGCCCCTAAAGGGGAAGAAACTGGTCATATCTAACGCCTCGCGTGCGATGGTCGTGTACTTGGCGTGTAAGTTCCGGGGCCGAGAGCCATGGAAGGGACCAATCCGGTGAACAAGAAGCTCGCGGCCGCACTGTCCGGCGGTGCGGTACTGGTACTGGCGCTGTCGGGCTGCAGCGGCGACGACAGCAACGAGGAACTGAACTCCTGGGCCAAGCAGGTCTGTGACGCCCGGGTGGCACCGGCGAAGAAGATCCAGGCCGCCAATGACTCGATCCAGAAGGTCAGCTCGGAGAACAGCAAGCCGGAGGAGGTGCAGAAGGCCGACTCCAAGGCGTTCCAGGACCTCTCCGACGCGTACGGCG
This window harbors:
- a CDS encoding TadA family conjugal transfer-associated ATPase produces the protein MTAVVGARMLDGVRQWLAENGAEATPARVAEALRAQGRILGDAEVLGAAGRLRSELVGAGPLEPLLGDPAVTDVLVSAPDRVWVDRGGGLEPAGVRFESAADVRRLAQRLAAVVGRRLDDARPWVDARLPDGTRLHAVLPPIAVGCTCLSLRVVRPRAFTVDELVAAGTVPPGGDRVVRALLDARLSFLISGGTGSGKTTLLSALLGLIGPQERIVLAEDSAELRPDHPHVVRLEARPANQEGAGAVGLDDLVRQALRMRPDRLVVGEVRGPEVVSLLAALNTGHEGGSGTLHANAASDVPVRLEALGTAAGLDRPALHSQLAAAVSVILHLVRDRGGRRRVAQVHVLERDPQGWVRTVSALEWGERGFVPGPGWARLRELLGMRGEPA
- a CDS encoding type II secretion system F family protein encodes the protein MSGVVVVALLGVLSVAWAVRTRSGELRRVRAVLGPEAEGGAASVVRWPGIGRYRAWLGARPEWACAAAGLVVALLGASPLPLVLGVAAVPGAARARRTRDARRTRERRGDAVIRLCELLAGEVRAGRQPGAALTVAVRESQAPGGAAVVAAARFGGDVPGALGTAAGEPGAEGLYGLAACWRVAVDRGAGLAVGVDRLADALRAERDQRSELRAQLAGPWSTAVMLAGLPVFGLLLGSLLGARPLRVLLHSGPGMGCLVVGGALEAAGLWWAVRIVRGVERG
- a CDS encoding type II secretion system F family protein — protein: MEVDVLGVFGTSGGAGPMEEVVHRLGVVLCVAGLSVWVAYGVEGRLRARALRRRVRAVLEVAAAESRGRRRMRMPAGVRRWGPVAGAGCAGYALVGGVAGVFAGLVLASGVEWWRGRGRGRGAGSAVGSGEALGAEERAEVVRQLPLAAELLAACLAAGADPVGAARAVGESLGGPVGRGLARGAAQVRLGGEAATAWQELAALPGAGGLVRLLERAGESGAPAALPVARFAAECRAERGRRATALARRAAVIITAPVGLCFLPAFLAIGVLPVVIGLTGGVLGGGVGR
- a CDS encoding DUF4244 domain-containing protein; amino-acid sequence: MVSAEYAVGILAAVGFAGLLYKVMTSGAVMSALEELVGKALHGSF
- a CDS encoding TadE family protein, which codes for MGRSDRGFVTAEAAVVLPVLVGFTLALVWGLLAVSGQIRCVDAARAGARSVAREEPERAAREAALEAAPPGARVEVSREGDLVRVTVSARSAGPGPLAADLRAEAVAAAEETVGAA
- a CDS encoding Rv3654c family TadE-like protein, whose product is MAAVGVVFGVVLALGQAVQARHRAGGAADLAALAAAGHWMEGGTDACDLAGRVAGAQGARVVSCAVRGEVAEVVAAAGRGPFAAEVRSRAGPSGPHPETPPGPGPDPEPGSTAGPLPGGTASPEPAPTEPGPASPP
- a CDS encoding DEAD/DEAH box helicase, producing the protein MPPRAGRHAVWPDRIRAEVVAAVQKAGIDHPWAHQALAAEHALDGESVVVATGTASGKSLAYLVPVLSGLLDGSEAPNGRGATTLYLAPTKALAADQCRSVKELSQPLGNAIRPAVYDGDTPFEEREWVRQYANYVLTNPDMLHRGILPSHARWSSFLKALKYVVVDECHTYRGVFGSHVAQVLRRLRRLCARYGSEPVFLLASATSADPAASAGRLTGLPVVEVADDASPRGELVFALWEPPLTEMQGEKGAPVRRTATAETADLLTDLTVQGVRSVAFVRSRRGAELISVIAQERLAEVDRSLVRRVAAYRGGYLPEERRALEAALHSGELLGLSATTALELGIDVSGLDAVVIAGYPGTRASLWQQAGRAGRSGQGALAVLVARDDPLDTYLVHHPEALFDQPVESTVLDPDNPYVLAPHLCAAAAELPLTAPDLDLFGPATTELLPQLEAAKLLRRRTKAWHWTRRESAADLADIRGGGGNPVQIVEASTGRLLGTVDAASAHTTVHDGAVHLHQGRTYVVQHLDLDDNVALVEPANPTYSTTARDTTAISVLETDVEVPWGDGRLCYGSVEVTNQVVGYLRRRLITGEVLGETKLDLPPRTLRTRAVWWTVTEDQLDAARINPEILGGALHAAEHASIGLLPLFATCDRWDIGGVSIPLHPDTLLPTVFVYDGHPGGAGFAERAFHTAREWLAATREAIASCECEAGCPSCIQSPKCGNGNDPLHKRGAIRLLSVLLQGAPTQPDAPQPAVPTGD
- the bldG gene encoding anti-sigma factor antagonist BldG — translated: MDLSLSTRTVGDRTVVEVGGEIDVYTAPKLREQLVELVNDGSFHLVVDMEGVDFLDSTGLGVLVGGLKRVRAHEGSLRLVCNQERILKIFRITGLTKVFPIHTSVEEAVAATD
- a CDS encoding ATP-binding protein, with the translated sequence MATVELRFSPLPEHVRTARLVAAAVARRAGVDEAVLDEVRLAVGEACSRAVGLHRSGGLTAPVRVALIEEEKQFSIEVGDEAPRAAAVAVASAGGGAGEPEDGEDDMGLAVISGLVDDVEVTADESGGLIRMSWPTAPDPEESPV
- a CDS encoding sodium-translocating pyrophosphatase: MAEPSIPSHLAAADLTDGNRLIVIVIAVVALAALALAGVLVRQVLAAGEGTDSMKKIAGAVQEGAKAYLGRQLRTLAVFAVVVFFLLMLLPADDWNQRAGRSVFFLIGAVFSATTGYIGMWLAVRSNVRVAAAAREAAAGGEKSGKDPTLASHKAMKIAFRTGGVVGMFTVGLGLLGASCVVLVYAADAPKVLEGFGLGAALIAMFMRVGGGIFTKAADVGADLVGKVEQGIPEDDPRNAATIADNVGDNVGDCAGMAADLFESYAVTLVAALILGKAAFGDAGLAFPLIVPAIGVVTAMIGIFAVAPRASDRSGMSAINRGFFVSAVISLVLVAAAVFAYLPGSYAELDGAIGEVTGKSGDPRILAIVAVAIGIVLAALIQQLTGYFTETTRRPVRDIGKTSLTGPATVVLAGISIGLESAVYTAVLIGLGVYGAFLLGGTSIMLALFAVALAGTGLLTTVGVIVAMDTFGPVSDNAQGIAEMSGDVEGTGAQVLTDLDAVGNTTKAITKGIAIATAVLAAAALFGSYRDAILSAAHDVGEKVGDAGPMNLNMDISQPNNLVGLIVGAAVVFLFSGLAINAVSRSAGSVVYEVRRQFREHPGIMDHTETPEYGRVVDICTKDALRELATPGLLAVMAPIAVGFTLGVGALGAYLAGAIGTGTLMAVFLANSGGAWDNAKKLVEDGHHGGKGSEAHAATVIGDTVGDPFKDTAGPAINPLLKVMNLVSLLIAPAIVKFSFGDDASVGVRVLVAVLALVVIVGAVYVSKRRGIAVDDDGDDAGPAAKQADPVDPAVVP